The following are from one region of the Pirellulaceae bacterium genome:
- a CDS encoding c-type cytochrome, whose product MSCVSRDLSRMFKKLLDLTAIGLCSTLLVAQEAQATAPLAAEYQPHDAEQAKVPAGFKIEKIFEVPRSMGSWVSLAVDPQGRIIACDQGDEGLFMIEPGDARQPTRIQRLPLELTSAQGLLWAFDSLWVMVNGGPKSGLHRATDSDGDGLVDTAEHCMHLRGGGEHGPHAIVLAPDGQSLYVCSGNHTKLPESVADSLGPRNWQEDLLLPRRWDANGHAAGLLAPGGWICRVDPSGKHWTVVSTGYRNQYDIAFNADGELFSYDADMEWDFGSPWYRPTRVVHATSGSEFGWRSGTGKWPEYYADSLPAAVNIGPGSPTGIVFGYGTKFPAKYQQALFILDWTYSTIYSVHLKPSGASYTATFEDFVTGSPLPVTDAVIGQDGGLYFAVGGRGTQSAIYRVTYAGGESVAPVELTNADGQSMRKLRHSLEQYHGSQGAASASDADVQRMVEHLGHADRFIRYAARTALEQQPVTRWRAQVLAERDSRSVIYGLLALARQGLPQDLEVIAERLLKLPHEELPEEDILAALRTLQVACARRAEQSSAQLQTWQDVALSAKLRERLLGVLEAVYPTESYAINAEISQLLVFLESPVVVEKTLDLMDQLGTEPIPDWGYLISRNTDYGGTVGKMMADMPPVRGIQFAFVLRNVKSPWTLAQRERYFEFYLRAAKHPGGASYAKFLENFREDALLTCTESEKIALGSLVDRSLLVAPIEASPPQGPGRVWTSAEALAELRDKLRKRSYDSGRNLYHATGCAKCHRLAGEGGAIGPDLSTAGKKFSLPDLIDALIDPSRVISDQYGSHQVVTLDGDVHIGRAVEIDQKVHIYTADFNAKPIVIARSDIDSMSPSNVSQMPTGLLDALNAEELRDLIAYLLAAGNPGGIQFK is encoded by the coding sequence ATGAGTTGTGTTTCGCGTGACCTGTCTCGAATGTTCAAGAAGCTCCTGGACCTGACGGCCATCGGCCTGTGTTCGACGCTACTGGTTGCCCAGGAGGCTCAGGCCACCGCGCCACTGGCGGCAGAGTACCAACCGCACGACGCCGAGCAGGCTAAAGTGCCAGCCGGATTCAAGATCGAAAAGATTTTTGAGGTTCCGCGATCGATGGGCTCATGGGTTTCGTTAGCCGTTGATCCGCAAGGACGAATCATCGCCTGTGACCAGGGCGACGAAGGTCTGTTCATGATCGAGCCAGGAGACGCGCGCCAGCCGACGCGAATTCAGCGACTGCCTCTTGAGTTGACTTCGGCCCAAGGTCTGTTGTGGGCTTTTGATTCGCTGTGGGTAATGGTTAACGGAGGTCCCAAGTCGGGGCTCCATCGAGCTACAGACAGCGATGGCGATGGATTGGTAGACACAGCCGAGCACTGCATGCACTTGCGGGGTGGCGGCGAGCATGGTCCGCATGCAATTGTTCTAGCTCCGGACGGCCAGTCGCTGTACGTGTGCTCCGGCAATCACACCAAGTTGCCCGAGTCCGTTGCGGACAGTCTTGGGCCGCGCAACTGGCAAGAGGATTTGCTGCTGCCTAGACGCTGGGATGCCAATGGTCACGCTGCTGGTCTTCTGGCACCCGGAGGTTGGATTTGCCGCGTGGACCCTAGCGGCAAGCACTGGACAGTGGTCAGCACCGGCTATCGTAATCAATACGATATCGCCTTCAACGCCGATGGAGAATTGTTCAGCTACGATGCCGATATGGAGTGGGATTTTGGATCGCCTTGGTACCGGCCAACACGCGTCGTACACGCCACCAGTGGCAGCGAGTTCGGATGGCGCAGCGGGACGGGCAAGTGGCCCGAATACTATGCCGATTCGTTGCCGGCGGCGGTGAACATCGGCCCGGGGTCGCCAACAGGCATTGTGTTCGGTTACGGCACCAAGTTCCCAGCTAAATACCAACAAGCGTTATTCATCCTGGATTGGACCTATAGCACGATCTATAGCGTACATCTCAAGCCCAGCGGAGCATCGTATACTGCAACTTTCGAAGATTTTGTTACTGGTTCGCCTCTGCCAGTTACTGATGCTGTGATTGGACAAGACGGCGGGCTGTATTTCGCTGTCGGCGGTCGAGGAACTCAATCGGCAATCTACCGCGTGACCTATGCCGGCGGCGAATCGGTCGCGCCGGTAGAGTTGACCAATGCAGATGGCCAGTCGATGCGTAAACTGCGCCATAGCCTGGAACAGTATCACGGCTCGCAAGGAGCTGCTTCGGCCAGCGATGCGGATGTACAGCGAATGGTAGAGCACTTGGGCCATGCGGACCGCTTCATTCGTTACGCCGCTCGCACAGCTCTGGAGCAACAGCCCGTTACACGGTGGCGCGCGCAGGTGCTAGCTGAACGCGATTCGCGCAGTGTCATTTACGGTCTGCTAGCTCTGGCGCGTCAGGGACTGCCTCAAGATTTGGAGGTTATCGCTGAAAGACTGCTGAAGTTGCCACACGAAGAATTACCTGAGGAAGACATCCTGGCGGCTTTGCGCACGCTGCAAGTTGCCTGTGCCCGTCGTGCCGAGCAGTCGAGCGCTCAACTACAGACTTGGCAGGATGTAGCTCTATCCGCGAAACTGCGTGAGCGGTTGTTAGGCGTCTTGGAAGCTGTTTATCCGACCGAATCATATGCGATCAATGCCGAAATCTCGCAGTTGCTAGTGTTCTTGGAATCACCTGTCGTAGTGGAGAAGACTTTGGACTTAATGGATCAACTGGGCACCGAGCCAATTCCGGATTGGGGCTATCTAATCAGCCGCAATACCGACTACGGCGGTACGGTGGGCAAGATGATGGCCGACATGCCTCCTGTGCGTGGAATCCAGTTTGCATTCGTGCTGCGCAATGTTAAGTCGCCCTGGACGCTGGCGCAGCGCGAGCGCTACTTCGAGTTCTATCTTCGAGCGGCCAAGCATCCCGGGGGTGCCAGCTATGCCAAGTTCTTAGAAAACTTTCGTGAAGACGCGCTACTGACATGCACCGAGTCCGAAAAAATTGCTCTTGGTTCTCTAGTTGACCGTTCGTTATTGGTTGCCCCAATCGAGGCCAGTCCTCCCCAGGGGCCCGGACGCGTGTGGACTTCCGCTGAAGCATTGGCCGAGCTGAGAGATAAACTCCGCAAGCGCAGCTACGACTCGGGGCGTAATCTGTATCACGCCACGGGCTGTGCCAAGTGCCATCGGCTGGCTGGAGAAGGCGGTGCGATCGGCCCCGATCTATCGACTGCCGGCAAAAAGTTTTCACTGCCGGACCTGATTGATGCGCTGATCGATCCCAGTCGCGTGATTTCCGATCAGTACGGATCACACCAGGTAGTAACCCTAGATGGCGACGTGCATATCGGTCGCGCTGTTGAGATTGATCAGAAGGTGCACATCTATACGGCGGACTTCAATGCCAAGCCGATTGTAATTGCGCGGTCCGATATCGATTCGATGTCGCCGTCCAATGTATCGCAAATGCCCACCGGCCTGCTAGATGCACTCAACGCCGAAGAGCTGCGAGATTTGATCGCCTACCTGCTGGCTGCCGGCAATCCCGGCGGCATACAGTTCAAATAA
- a CDS encoding 2,3-bisphosphoglycerate-independent phosphoglycerate mutase yields MDMHTLTRELQLKNDSKIVMLVADGLGGLPMQPGGQTELETAQTPNLDALAGRGVQGLSIPVKPGIAPGSGPGHLGLFGYDPLRYQIGRGALEATGIGFQLQPGDVAIRCNFCRLDAAGNIADRRAGRISSEESAPLAISLRQIKIPGVEVFVEPVKEHRFVVVLRGSGLGGNVKDTDPQAVGVPPLEPVAVDQASHRTAEAAAEFLRQARQILKAEKKANFHTMRGFASRPDLPSYQEVYGLRAAAIAVYPMYRGLASLVGMDVIGQAATLEQQMQVLKDNWEQYDFFFIHFKYTDSTGEDGNFQEKVRRIEELDANLPAITGLKPDVLIVTGDHSTPAFLKSHSWHPVPTLLVSECCRPDSHTRFGETTAITGGLGQFEAQYLMLLALSNAGRMGKYGA; encoded by the coding sequence ATGGACATGCACACTTTGACCCGCGAGCTGCAACTCAAAAATGATTCGAAGATTGTCATGTTGGTTGCAGATGGACTGGGCGGCTTGCCAATGCAGCCAGGTGGCCAGACGGAATTGGAGACGGCACAGACTCCGAATTTGGATGCTTTGGCTGGGCGTGGTGTTCAGGGTCTGTCGATACCCGTCAAGCCCGGCATTGCTCCGGGATCTGGGCCGGGTCACTTGGGACTGTTTGGCTATGATCCGTTACGTTATCAGATCGGACGTGGAGCCCTAGAGGCGACGGGAATTGGATTTCAATTGCAGCCAGGTGATGTAGCCATTCGTTGCAATTTCTGCAGGTTGGATGCTGCTGGCAACATCGCCGATCGCCGGGCTGGTCGCATTTCGTCTGAGGAGAGTGCGCCGCTGGCTATCTCGCTGCGACAGATCAAGATTCCTGGTGTCGAAGTTTTCGTCGAGCCGGTCAAAGAGCATCGTTTTGTGGTGGTGCTGCGCGGTAGCGGACTGGGGGGCAACGTTAAAGATACCGACCCGCAAGCTGTGGGAGTCCCGCCGCTGGAACCAGTCGCGGTAGACCAAGCCAGCCATCGGACTGCAGAGGCGGCTGCAGAATTTCTCAGGCAAGCCAGGCAAATACTCAAGGCGGAAAAGAAGGCGAACTTTCACACCATGCGCGGATTTGCTTCGCGGCCCGATCTGCCGAGCTATCAAGAGGTGTATGGTCTGAGAGCCGCAGCGATCGCCGTTTATCCGATGTATCGCGGCTTGGCCAGCCTGGTGGGCATGGACGTCATTGGTCAGGCAGCTACGCTTGAGCAGCAAATGCAGGTGCTAAAAGACAATTGGGAGCAATACGACTTCTTCTTCATCCACTTCAAGTACACCGACAGCACCGGTGAAGATGGCAATTTTCAAGAAAAGGTGCGACGCATCGAAGAGCTGGATGCCAACCTACCGGCCATCACAGGCCTGAAGCCTGATGTGCTGATCGTGACCGGCGATCATTCGACGCCTGCGTTTCTGAAAAGCCACAGTTGGCATCCCGTGCCCACGCTACTGGTCAGCGAATGCTGTCGCCCCGACTCACACACTCGCTTTGGCGAAACCACGGCGATTACCGGCGGGCTAGGACAATTCGAAGCTCAGTATTTGATGCTGCTGGCGCTGTCTAATGCTGGCCGGATGGGCAAGTATGGGGCTTAG
- the queC gene encoding 7-cyano-7-deazaguanine synthase QueC encodes MRRECISRMTASTSTKPCVVLLSGGLDSATVLAIARRAGYRVHAISFRYGQRHTVELQRAVQQAQLQGVAAHVIMNIDLAQFGGSALTTDSIAVPKHDSVEQIGTHIPVTYVPARNTVFLSLALAYAETISANDIFIGVNALDFSGYPDCRPEYIAAFESLANLAIKSAVEGARVRIHTPLIHMTKAQIIAQGLHLGVDYQATSSCYDPDPITGQPCQHCDACHLRQRGFQQNGLRDPCMG; translated from the coding sequence ATGCGACGTGAATGCATCAGTCGCATGACCGCATCAACCTCCACCAAACCCTGTGTTGTCCTACTCAGCGGTGGCCTGGATTCAGCTACCGTTTTGGCGATTGCTCGGCGGGCAGGGTATCGAGTACATGCCATCAGCTTTCGCTATGGTCAGCGGCATACTGTAGAGTTGCAGCGTGCAGTTCAGCAGGCACAACTACAGGGAGTGGCGGCGCATGTCATTATGAATATTGACCTGGCACAGTTCGGCGGATCGGCTCTGACAACGGATTCCATCGCTGTGCCAAAACATGATTCAGTCGAGCAGATCGGTACACATATTCCAGTAACCTACGTGCCCGCCCGCAACACGGTCTTTCTGTCATTGGCGTTGGCCTACGCAGAAACCATTTCCGCCAATGATATTTTTATCGGCGTCAACGCGCTCGATTTCAGCGGATATCCTGACTGCCGCCCCGAATACATCGCTGCCTTTGAATCGCTGGCGAATCTGGCGATTAAGTCCGCCGTCGAGGGTGCTCGGGTGAGAATTCACACGCCACTGATACACATGACCAAAGCCCAAATCATCGCCCAGGGTTTGCACTTGGGTGTTGATTATCAAGCCACATCCAGTTGCTATGATCCCGATCCGATAACCGGACAACCCTGCCAGCACTGTGACGCTTGCCATCTTCGCCAGCGCGGCTTCCAACAAAACGGTCTGCGAGATCCCTGTATGGGCTGA
- a CDS encoding AarF/ABC1/UbiB kinase family protein: MKITSIPQLYRNLRRWQDILAVLRKYGLADWLSQLKFDFIRDWIKDDQGVPLSSYSREQRIRLALTDLGPTFIKLGQVLSLRPDLIGPSLATELTQLQANVPADPGQTIKELIERELGQPVDQLFVEFHDRAIASASIGQVHRARLPDGTEVVVKVQHANIERTVNEDLEIMAGLATLAEHIPEFAVWKPKVIVEQLSRSLRRELNFSRELQHLIVFRKQYGHLETVRIPAAFPKLSSPRVLTMEYIAGVPVSALADKQADVDSSREQARQTLAKIAADLYVEMIFIHGFYHADPHPGNILVLDGNKLGLLDFGMVGRIDDRLRETIEEMLLAVISQDTGVLTSLIKRVGNNPPRLDEAALAIDVADLVANYGSQPLESFDLSGALNDVTDIMYNHQISLPPQTSLLIKMLVTLEGTLHQLSPKLSLIEVMQPFFRRMWLRRLSPKRQVKRLNRIYVELESMLEKLPSQVSSIMQLVQEGRLDVHLAHKGLSPSTNRLVMGMLVSSVFMGSSLLLSFKVPPLLFSGDWWGLQDLSLLGLIGYAFSMLAGLRLIRAIQLSGNLDRDTD; encoded by the coding sequence ATGAAAATAACTTCGATACCGCAACTGTATCGTAATCTGCGCCGCTGGCAGGATATCCTGGCTGTCTTGCGCAAGTATGGTTTGGCGGATTGGTTGAGCCAACTGAAGTTTGATTTCATTCGCGACTGGATCAAAGACGATCAGGGAGTCCCACTCTCAAGCTATTCCCGCGAGCAACGCATCCGATTGGCATTGACGGATTTGGGGCCAACATTCATCAAGCTAGGTCAAGTGCTCAGCCTGCGTCCGGATTTGATCGGTCCCAGTTTGGCAACAGAGCTTACACAACTGCAGGCGAATGTTCCTGCCGACCCTGGCCAGACGATCAAAGAGTTGATTGAACGCGAGTTGGGACAACCTGTCGATCAGCTGTTCGTCGAATTCCACGATCGGGCCATCGCATCGGCGTCGATCGGTCAGGTCCATCGCGCTCGGCTGCCTGACGGCACGGAGGTGGTCGTCAAAGTGCAGCATGCCAACATCGAAAGGACGGTCAATGAAGACCTGGAAATCATGGCCGGGCTGGCTACGTTGGCCGAACATATTCCTGAGTTTGCAGTTTGGAAGCCTAAGGTGATTGTCGAGCAGTTATCAAGATCATTGCGTCGCGAGTTGAATTTCTCGCGAGAACTGCAACATCTGATCGTCTTTCGCAAGCAGTATGGTCATTTAGAGACCGTTCGTATACCGGCAGCATTCCCTAAACTTTCCTCACCGCGCGTTCTGACCATGGAATACATTGCGGGTGTGCCGGTCAGCGCGCTAGCGGACAAACAAGCTGACGTCGACTCCAGCCGCGAGCAGGCTCGACAAACGTTGGCAAAAATTGCTGCCGATCTGTACGTCGAAATGATCTTCATTCATGGCTTTTATCATGCGGACCCTCATCCCGGCAACATTCTGGTGCTGGATGGCAACAAACTTGGATTGCTCGACTTTGGCATGGTGGGTCGCATCGACGATCGCCTCCGCGAGACCATCGAAGAGATGTTGTTGGCGGTCATATCGCAGGATACAGGTGTGTTGACTTCGCTGATTAAGCGGGTTGGCAATAATCCACCGCGACTGGACGAGGCCGCACTGGCTATCGATGTGGCAGATTTGGTAGCGAATTATGGTTCCCAGCCGCTGGAAAGCTTTGACTTGAGTGGAGCGCTGAATGATGTCACCGATATCATGTACAACCATCAAATATCGCTGCCGCCGCAAACTTCGCTGCTGATCAAGATGCTGGTGACCCTGGAAGGTACTCTGCATCAATTGTCCCCCAAGCTGAGTTTGATCGAGGTGATGCAGCCCTTCTTTCGCCGAATGTGGCTGCGAAGACTATCTCCCAAGCGTCAGGTCAAGCGGCTCAATCGCATCTACGTCGAGCTGGAGTCGATGTTAGAAAAACTACCCAGTCAAGTCAGCAGCATCATGCAACTCGTCCAGGAAGGTCGGCTGGATGTGCATCTGGCACACAAGGGCCTTAGCCCGTCCACCAATCGTCTGGTTATGGGCATGTTGGTAAGTTCCGTATTTATGGGGTCGTCGTTGCTACTGTCGTTCAAAGTGCCGCCACTGCTGTTCTCGGGTGATTGGTGGGGCTTGCAGGATTTGAGTCTGCTGGGTCTGATTGGTTACGCGTTCAGCATGTTGGCTGGCTTGCGGCTCATTCGCGCAATTCAACTTAGCGGCAATCTGGACCGCGATACCGACTAG